The genome window AGCAGGTCGCCATCGAAGGTGCCCCAACCGGCGCGGTGGCAGAGCAGGTCCGAGATGGTCATCTGCTCCGTGATGAAGGGGTCGGGCGTCCTGAAGGCGGGCAAGTGCTTGCGCACGGGATCATCGAAGCTCAGCTTGCCTTCATCGGCGAGCAGTCCGATGGCGCACGCCGTGAACGCCTTGCTGATGCTTGCGCAATAGAACACGCTGTTCGGGGTGACGGGCTCGGGCTTGTCGATGTCGAGCTTGCCGTAGCCCTTGGCGAACACCAATTGCCCGTCCTTCACGATGCCCACCGCGAGGCCGGGTTGATCGAAGCTGATGAGGGCATCGGCGATATAGGCGTCGAGGGCCTTCAGGTCAGGTTGCTGGGCATGCAGCAGAAGCGGCAGTGCGAGGAAGGAGAGGAGTGCGTGGCGGATCATGGGACAAGTGTAGCCATCGCGCTTCAGCCCAGCGCAGCAGGAAGTGCTGCCCGGTTCGCGCTGCACCGGTGCGGTCAGGGCAGGATGAAGCGGCGCAGCTCCTGGCGCGTGGGTGTGCTGAGGCGCACCAAGAGCAAACGCCCGTGCAGCCCGCTGAGGTCCATGTGCCACGAGGCGCGGGGTGAATCGGCTTCGCGCTCTGCGATGAGCGCGCCATGGGCCGTGAGCAACTGGAAGGTGATCGGTTCCGATGCGTGGTTGCTGTCGAAGGCGAGCAAGCCTTGGCCATCGGGCGTTGGCATAACGATGAAGGTCGAGTTCTCCGAGCTGTTCTCGAGCACTGATATGTCGATGTCGCAGGCCAAGGGATCGATCACGTTGGTCGTGCCCGGTGTGCTGCACATGCGCTGGAAGTCGGTGTTGTTGTCCTGCGTATCCGTTCCATCAGGATAGCGGCCGATGCTGATGCCGTTCGCGAGGTTGGTGTCCTCGTTGGTAGAGCCTGCACCCTCTGCCTGGCCCGGCAGTGTTCCAGCGTAGCTGAGCACGTCCATCACCAGCGGAGTTGGATTCTCGGTCCACACCAATGCGATGGCGTCCATGGGACCGTTCTGGATCAGGTTCGTGGCGGGGCTCACGACGGCGTTGCAATTCGTCGTGCTGGCATTGGCGCAGATCACGAAGAATGAGCCTGAGGCGAGCACGGGCCAAGCCCCGTTGCTCAGGCTTGCGTATTCGGCCGCACTGCCCGATGCGCCGTTGTGCATCACGACGCTCAGGTTCGAGAGATCGAGCACGGAAGGGCCGGTGTTCAGGATCTCGATGAACTCGGCGTTGTCGGTGCCGGGCTGGTCGTAGTCCACTTCGTT of Flavobacteriales bacterium contains these proteins:
- a CDS encoding beta-lactamase family protein, which produces MIRHALLSFLALPLLLHAQQPDLKALDAYIADALISFDQPGLAVGIVKDGQLVFAKGYGKLDIDKPEPVTPNSVFYCASISKAFTACAIGLLADEGKLSFDDPVRKHLPAFRTPDPFITEQMTISDLLCHRAGWGTFDGDLLWYGTAYTPDEILARHSSEPFTYPFRTQFGYSNLMYIAAARVVEQVSGMSWDQFITTRIFKPLGMERSRVETADLAGMSDVALPHVRKGQGIRHRRRRACLTRRCAEPMAPAGCSAR
- a CDS encoding lamin tail domain-containing protein is translated as MSKPIAPLLLGLLTFPSSAQLVINEVDYDQPGTDNAEFIEILNTGPSVLDLSNLSVVMHNGASGSAAEYASLSNGAWPVLASGSFFVICANASTTNCNAVVSPATNLIQNGPMDAIALVWTENPTPLVMDVLSYAGTLPGQAEGAGSTNEDTNLANGISIGRYPDGTDTQDNNTDFQRMCSTPGTTNVIDPLACDIDISVLENSSENSTFIVMPTPDGQGLLAFDSNHASEPITFQLLTAHGALIAEREADSPRASWHMDLSGLHGRLLLVRLSTPTRQELRRFILP